In Lycium barbarum isolate Lr01 chromosome 9, ASM1917538v2, whole genome shotgun sequence, the DNA window acattccATACATATGTCTGTCTACTGTCTTAGACgacataaaagaaaaaaccaCATTCCATACATATTACATACACATTCCATACATATGTCTGTCTACTGTCTTAGACGACATAAAAGACAAAACCACATTCCatacatacatattacatacatATCCCATACATATGTTTGTCTACTGTCTTGGATGACATAAAAGTAAAAACCACATTCCATACATATTACATACATATCCCATACATATGTTTGTCTACTGTCTTAGATGACATAAAAGTAAAAACCATATTCCATACATATTACATACATATCCCATACATATGTTTGTCTACTGTCTTAGATGACATAAAAGTAAAAACCATATTCCATACATATCCCATACACAAGACACATAATAAGAAGAAACCAATCTTTAACAAAGAGCAATCAACTATGAGACCCGAATCACATTTTTAAATTATTCAAACAGTGTCAGCCCACACATAAGAGACGAACCACAATACAAAGATCGTAGGACCAACAAAATTTACACATGAATGACCTAAAGCAGAATATATTCAGACTAGTTtcaatacatatttcatacactgTGGAAGTCAAAAATCATAGTCAGACAATTTATAGGTTCAAGACAATGTACCGAGTCTTGCCAACACTTTCCAGTAGTCAGTATAGTGTGGAACCACTCCATTTTGTCGACTGTATCAACTCCCATATTAAAAGGATTCACAATCTTATTGGCCTTTTTAGAGAACACTGATTCCCTGCAAAATAACAGATGTTTTAAaattgtagaataacatgtgttaAATAAATAATTCTCTGCAAAATAGCTGATGTGTTCAATACAGACCTCCCATGTCTTGTAGACATTTTCGATTTCACCCAATCCTTAAATTCGGTGATCAGATCATTGTCAACATCAAAGCCAATGCAATTTGTGAATGGGTGTTTAAAGTGAAAGTATGTAGGAGAATTGATTGTGCTGCTGCCGCCTGAACTAAAATCAGTGTATGGTGATTTACCATACGGTCCAGGATTTCTATTTCTTGCTTGTTGTTCAGGTGTAACGATGTCACCACCTTTGGTTTCAATCGCTACTATTTGAGACTCGGTAAATGGAGGCATTTCAAAATCATCAAGGGTAGGGGTCTTAGTGGCAGAATTGCCCAAAGCACCCAACTTATCAATGCCAGCAACCACATCATCTAGATTATGTTCTGTAAAATTTGAACATTTAAATTTCATATCAAAATCTTAACCAAATCATTTAAGATGTTATCATGTAAAATGTATATTTGTTTAATGCATATAGTAAAAATGAAAACTGAGTGGTCTCATTACCTGAAATCAGAGTATCAATAGGATGACTCTTCAATTTGTCTGGGTCAACTATATATTTATCACATGCTTCACCATCTCCAACTTGCTCACCAACTTCATGTTTCACATAAAGGCGTaagttttcttatttttctacatTTTGCATACATTCACATGGGTCTGAAAATGTGTAAAATATAAAGGAAACTATACCTGGAATAGAAGCATTAATCCCATTCTTCAAAGCAGATGCATCTACTACAATGTGATTGGATATTTGCTCACTTACATCCTGCCCACCAATGTCAAAATCACCTATCGGTTCATCAAAATGAAAATATAGGTTGTGCTGAAGTCCATCATTCTTGTTGCTTGTCTTTGGTTCTTTTGTAACATCCTTAACACTGCCAGACATCTGTTTATTAAGATATGTATAAACACATTTAGATAGAAAGGGATAATACAAAAGACATTAACTCAAATTTTGATAAATAACCTTAGCTTCAGGAGTTTCAGTTTGCCTGCCAAACATGGACTTTAGATCTTTAAGTAAATTCATAATTGACTTGTCCATGTAGTCTTTCATGTCAACAAACTGTTCACCGACCTGGGATAAAAAGGAAAATATGACAAGAAACTTAAGCTAATCTATATACTACAATGAGAATAAAATTATGAActttgaaaattatattaaacttGTCAACCTTTTTCTCAAATGATTTAAGATCTTTGCGGACCTGAAAGATGTAGAATAACATTAATGAATGTCTTAACCACAAATACAActatttcataaaaaaaatatgaatGCAATTAGTGAAAACACATGCTTACATTTGCAACTTCCTTCTTCAACGCATCAAATTCAGAACCACGTACAGAGGGACTCGACTGTGTGGGATCCTGTGGTTCTAACACATCTTTGACCGCTGTCTCTTCTGGAAACTCCATAAAGTTGATAGCTACCTTCTCCTCATCTGTTGGGAGAATGTTGGTAAAAACCAGCTACCAACATTTTAAAAAATGTATAAGCTGACCAGTTAGCATGTATAAAAAAAAGAATGAATGAAATATGTATGATTAATGTATGACAATCAGTTAGCTTGTATTGTTACCTGATTGCTGTACTTTTTGAACATCCCCTTCTTCAGATGGGCAAAGTAGACTCTTTGCGAAGTTGTTCGCCAATTAAAAATACGAGGGAAGTGGTTTCCAATACGGGTTGCAACCGTAGGATCTACCTTCGAGCAACATTCATAAAACCATACTTGAATGGCCAGGGGAAAACCCTCAAACCTATAGTAGGTTGGATCATTCGCCAACTTGTGACTGATTGAAGACAACAGCGCTTTGAAGCAATCATTTCCCCATGGATAATTCATATATTCTCCGCTTTCAACCAAGTCAAAGTGTAACTTGGGAACAAATGCTCTATTACTCTCAGTTGAGAATAAGAATGTGTTGATAAAATAAAGTATTGCTATCTTAAAAGCATCAGCATCcccaatttctttttttttttgtgatgaaaaagctcaatcaaatcatttTTCGGCACTTTGGTTAGTCCGTTAAAGTACATATCCATCAGTCTGTTGGGGGAATCGGGGTCCGAGACAAATTCGCTGTCCATGCCACATTTTAAACCAGTCACAATGGCAAACTCTCTAATGCCGAAATGAAGCTCTTTCTCATTCAAATTGATGATAAACATATCATCCCTATCATGCTTTGTCTCGGCATACATCAGGCATCGAATTAGCTGTGGCTGAACATTCAGCTTTGGCAAATCCAGAAATAACCCAAAAGGGGACTCCCTAAACAGCTTCAATTGCGCGTCGTTAAGGCGGTCCTTAACTTCAAGTGCGACTTCCACGTTGGTGTAAGAACACCAATGAGTCTGTGTCTGAATATATTAAATAAGAGATAGTTACAAAAATGAAAGCATACATAACTATAAAGCGAGTCAAATCATCTAAATATGAGATATACCAAAGtccatacatattttatacaccaAACTCAAGAATCCAATGACATATCTAGACACATTATATCCACAAAA includes these proteins:
- the LOC132612056 gene encoding uncharacterized protein LOC132612056, coding for MNYPWGNDCFKALLSSISHKLANDPTYYRFEGFPLAIQVWFYECCSKVDPTVATRIGNHFPRIFNWRTTSQRVYFAHLKKGMFKKYSNQLVFTNILPTDEEKVAINFMEFPEETAVKDVLEPQDPTQSSPSVRGSEFDALKKEVANVRKDLKSFEKKVGEQFVDMKDYMDKSIMNLLKDLKSMFGRQTETPEAKMSGSVKDVTKEPKTSNKNDGLQHNLYFHFDEPIGDFDIGGQDVSEQISNHIVVDASALKNGINASIPVGEQVGDGEACDKYIVDPDKLKSHPIDTLISEHNLDDVVAGIDKLGALGNSATKTPTLDDFEMPPFTESQIVAIETKGGDIVTPEQQARNRNPGPYGKSPYTDFSSGGSSTINSPTYFHFKHPFTNCIGFDVDNDLITEFKDWVKSKMSTRHGRESVFSKKANKIVNPFNMGVDTVDKMEWFHTILTTGKCWQDSVIHV